One Phycisphaera mikurensis NBRC 102666 DNA window includes the following coding sequences:
- the glmS gene encoding glutamine--fructose-6-phosphate transaminase (isomerizing) encodes MCGIVAYVGSKPCLPVLLEGLKRLEYRGYDSAGVAVLRPAHAGEAGPGVTTTAREVGRVMNLENAIAPRTAGFAGTTGIAHTRWATHGKVTRANAHPHAGVTAEGLTLSVVHNGTIENYASLRTLLQNKGVTFASETDTEVIAKLIADRYDAEPEGGDQPSPGESLSGFIPSTRLERATKAALRRVTGAYAVAVVCDANPHELVAARKGSPLIVGIADNGFVVASDGAAIVSHTTAAVTLADYQVVRLAAGPAGSTDAAGERHAAAWADPLHTTTLDDELLTAEVGELEMQLEEIELGGYPHYMIKEIMGQPESLRTCFRGRVDTRDGRVVLGGLTGLSRELVRAKRVALIGQGTAFHAGLIGEYLFEDLAKIPARAHYASELRYRNPIIEEGTVVVAVSQSGETADTLAAIAEAKDRGALALGAVNVVGSSIPRETDAGVYLRVGPEIGVASTKAFVGQVAVLTMMALYMGKRRYLSQADLDGYLAELERIPDHVAEIVQQSDHIKEAVEDVVTRDNWLFLGRGYNYPVALEGALKLKEISYIHAEGMPAAEMKHGPIALIDEGMPVVFVATGGSQYSKVISNIEEVKARGGRVLAVADEGDTQIDRYADHVFRVPPVSEPLQPLLTVVPLQLLAYHAAVLRGHDVDKPRNLAKSVTVE; translated from the coding sequence ATGTGTGGAATCGTCGCCTACGTCGGCTCCAAGCCGTGCCTGCCCGTGCTGCTCGAAGGCCTCAAGCGTCTGGAGTACCGGGGCTACGACTCCGCGGGCGTCGCCGTGCTGCGTCCCGCCCACGCGGGGGAGGCCGGCCCGGGCGTCACGACCACCGCCCGCGAGGTCGGCCGGGTGATGAACCTGGAGAACGCCATCGCCCCGCGGACCGCCGGCTTCGCCGGCACCACCGGCATCGCCCACACCCGCTGGGCCACGCACGGCAAGGTCACCCGCGCGAACGCGCACCCCCACGCCGGCGTCACGGCCGAGGGGCTGACGCTCTCGGTGGTCCACAACGGGACGATCGAGAACTACGCCAGCCTCCGCACGCTGCTGCAGAACAAGGGCGTGACCTTCGCGAGCGAGACCGACACCGAGGTCATCGCGAAGCTGATCGCCGACCGCTACGACGCCGAGCCCGAGGGCGGCGACCAACCCTCGCCGGGCGAGAGCCTCAGCGGCTTCATCCCCAGCACCCGGCTGGAGCGGGCGACCAAGGCCGCGCTCCGCCGCGTGACCGGCGCCTACGCCGTCGCCGTCGTGTGCGACGCCAACCCGCACGAGCTCGTGGCCGCGCGCAAGGGCAGCCCGCTGATCGTCGGCATCGCGGACAACGGCTTCGTGGTGGCCAGCGACGGCGCGGCCATCGTCAGCCACACCACCGCGGCGGTGACGCTGGCCGACTACCAGGTCGTGCGGCTCGCCGCCGGGCCCGCGGGTTCCACCGACGCCGCCGGCGAGCGGCACGCCGCCGCCTGGGCCGACCCGCTGCACACCACCACGCTCGACGACGAGCTGCTCACCGCCGAGGTCGGGGAGCTGGAGATGCAGCTCGAGGAGATCGAGCTCGGCGGCTACCCGCACTACATGATCAAGGAGATCATGGGGCAGCCGGAGTCGCTGCGGACCTGCTTCCGCGGCCGCGTCGACACCCGCGACGGCCGCGTCGTGCTCGGCGGGCTCACCGGGCTTTCGCGGGAGCTGGTCCGTGCGAAGCGCGTCGCGCTCATCGGCCAGGGCACGGCCTTCCACGCCGGGCTCATCGGCGAGTACCTCTTCGAGGATCTCGCGAAGATCCCCGCCCGGGCGCACTACGCCAGCGAGCTGCGTTACCGCAACCCGATCATCGAGGAGGGCACCGTCGTGGTCGCGGTCTCGCAGAGCGGCGAGACCGCCGACACGCTGGCGGCCATCGCCGAGGCCAAGGACCGCGGCGCGCTCGCCCTGGGCGCCGTCAACGTCGTGGGCAGCTCCATCCCCCGCGAGACCGACGCCGGCGTGTACCTGCGCGTCGGCCCGGAGATCGGCGTCGCGAGCACCAAGGCCTTCGTCGGCCAGGTCGCGGTGCTCACGATGATGGCGCTCTACATGGGCAAGCGGCGGTACCTCAGCCAGGCCGACCTCGACGGCTACCTCGCCGAGCTCGAGCGCATCCCCGACCACGTCGCCGAGATCGTCCAGCAGAGCGACCACATCAAGGAAGCCGTGGAGGACGTGGTCACCCGCGACAACTGGCTGTTCCTGGGCCGCGGCTACAACTACCCGGTGGCGTTGGAGGGGGCGCTCAAGCTCAAGGAGATCAGCTACATCCACGCCGAGGGCATGCCCGCCGCGGAGATGAAGCACGGCCCGATCGCGCTCATCGACGAGGGCATGCCGGTGGTGTTCGTCGCGACCGGCGGCAGCCAGTACAGCAAGGTGATCTCCAACATCGAGGAGGTGAAGGCCCGCGGCGGCCGCGTCCTTGCCGTCGCCGACGAGGGCGACACCCAGATCGACCGCTACGCCGACCACGTCTTCCGCGTGCCCCCCGTCAGCGAGCCGCTGCAGCCGCTTCTCACCGTTGTCCCGCTGCAGCTGCTCGCCTACCACGCCGCGGTGCTCCGCGGCCACGACGTGGACAAGCCGCGGAACCTGGCGAAGTCCGTGACGGTGGAGTAG